Proteins from one Pithys albifrons albifrons isolate INPA30051 chromosome 2, PitAlb_v1, whole genome shotgun sequence genomic window:
- the VEGFA gene encoding vascular endothelial growth factor A, long form isoform X5 — protein MNFLLTWIHWGLAALLYLQSAELSKAAPALGDGERKPNEVIKFLEVYERSFCRTIETLVDIFQEYPDEVEYIFKPSCVPLMRCAGCCGDEGLECVPVDVYNVTMEIMRIKPHQSQHISHMSFLQHSKCDCRPKKDVKNKQEKWAQKPRSDGPSFIPQTWTLHDPQPWQSFLMHYPESGKSRRVCPTRMDSRLIFLPSPSPCDSYLTCRAAPG, from the exons ATGAACTTTCTGCTCACTTGGATCCACTGGGGGCTGGCGGCGCTGCTCTATCTCCAGAGCGCAGAG TTGTCGAAGGCTGCGCCTGCCCTGGGGGACGGCGAGCGGAAACCCAATGAAG TTATCAAATTCCTGGAAGTCTACGAGCGCAGCTTCTGCAGGACAATTGAGACCCTGGTGGACATTTTCCAGGAGTACCCTGATGAGGTGGAGTACATATTCAAGCCATCCTGTGTGCCTCTGATGAGATGTGCGGGTTGCTGCGGCGATGAGGGGCTAGAATGTGTCCCTGTGGATGTGTACAACGTCACAATGGAG ATCATGAGAATTAAACCCCATCAGAGTCAGCATATATCACACATGAGCTTCTTACAGCACAGTAAATGTGACTGCAG ACCAAAGAAAGAtgtcaaaaacaaacaagaaaa GTGGGCACAGAAACCCAGATCTGATGGTCCTTCCTTCATACCCCAGACCTGGACCTTGCATGACCCACAGCCATGGCAGTCATTCCTAATGCATTATCCCGAGTCAGGGAAGTCCCGTCGTGTCTGTCCTACCAGAATGGATTCAAG GTTGATTTTCCTCCCCTCACCGTCTCCCTGTGACTCCTACCTGACATGTAGGGCAGCACCAGGATAG
- the VEGFA gene encoding vascular endothelial growth factor A, long form isoform X8: protein MNFLLTWIHWGLAALLYLQSAELSKAAPALGDGERKPNEVIKFLEVYERSFCRTIETLVDIFQEYPDEVEYIFKPSCVPLMRCAGCCGDEGLECVPVDVYNVTMEIMRIKPHQSQHISHMSFLQHSKCDCRPKKDVKNKQEKLIFLPSPSPCDSYLTCRAAPG from the exons ATGAACTTTCTGCTCACTTGGATCCACTGGGGGCTGGCGGCGCTGCTCTATCTCCAGAGCGCAGAG TTGTCGAAGGCTGCGCCTGCCCTGGGGGACGGCGAGCGGAAACCCAATGAAG TTATCAAATTCCTGGAAGTCTACGAGCGCAGCTTCTGCAGGACAATTGAGACCCTGGTGGACATTTTCCAGGAGTACCCTGATGAGGTGGAGTACATATTCAAGCCATCCTGTGTGCCTCTGATGAGATGTGCGGGTTGCTGCGGCGATGAGGGGCTAGAATGTGTCCCTGTGGATGTGTACAACGTCACAATGGAG ATCATGAGAATTAAACCCCATCAGAGTCAGCATATATCACACATGAGCTTCTTACAGCACAGTAAATGTGACTGCAG ACCAAAGAAAGAtgtcaaaaacaaacaagaaaa GTTGATTTTCCTCCCCTCACCGTCTCCCTGTGACTCCTACCTGACATGTAGGGCAGCACCAGGATAG
- the VEGFA gene encoding vascular endothelial growth factor A, long form isoform X2 produces MNFLLTWIHWGLAALLYLQSAELSKAAPALGDGERKPNEVIKFLEVYERSFCRTIETLVDIFQEYPDEVEYIFKPSCVPLMRCAGCCGDEGLECVPVDVYNVTMEIMRIKPHQSQHISHMSFLQHSKCDCRPKKDVKNKQEKWAQKPRSDGPSFIPQTWTLHDPQPWQSFLMHYPESGKSRRVCPTRMDSRCSPHSPFPLPGVFLVTADCCLSLLLIFFLAA; encoded by the exons ATGAACTTTCTGCTCACTTGGATCCACTGGGGGCTGGCGGCGCTGCTCTATCTCCAGAGCGCAGAG TTGTCGAAGGCTGCGCCTGCCCTGGGGGACGGCGAGCGGAAACCCAATGAAG TTATCAAATTCCTGGAAGTCTACGAGCGCAGCTTCTGCAGGACAATTGAGACCCTGGTGGACATTTTCCAGGAGTACCCTGATGAGGTGGAGTACATATTCAAGCCATCCTGTGTGCCTCTGATGAGATGTGCGGGTTGCTGCGGCGATGAGGGGCTAGAATGTGTCCCTGTGGATGTGTACAACGTCACAATGGAG ATCATGAGAATTAAACCCCATCAGAGTCAGCATATATCACACATGAGCTTCTTACAGCACAGTAAATGTGACTGCAG ACCAAAGAAAGAtgtcaaaaacaaacaagaaaa GTGGGCACAGAAACCCAGATCTGATGGTCCTTCCTTCATACCCCAGACCTGGACCTTGCATGACCCACAGCCATGGCAGTCATTCCTAATGCATTATCCCGAGTCAGGGAAGTCCCGTCGTGTCTGTCCTACCAGAATGGATTCAAGGTGCAGCCCCCattctcccttccctcttcctggggTGTTTCTGGTTACTGCAGATTGCTGCCtttctttattattaattttttttcttgctgcttgA
- the VEGFA gene encoding vascular endothelial growth factor A, long form isoform X4, which yields MNFLLTWIHWGLAALLYLQSAELSKAAPALGDGERKPNEVIKFLEVYERSFCRTIETLVDIFQEYPDEVEYIFKPSCVPLMRCAGCCGDEGLECVPVDVYNVTMEIMRIKPHQSQHISHMSFLQHSKCDCRPKKDVKNKQEKKSKRGKGKGQKRKRKKGRYKPLSFHCEPCSERRKHLFVQDPQTCKCSCKFTDSRCKSRQLELNERTCRCEKPRR from the exons ATGAACTTTCTGCTCACTTGGATCCACTGGGGGCTGGCGGCGCTGCTCTATCTCCAGAGCGCAGAG TTGTCGAAGGCTGCGCCTGCCCTGGGGGACGGCGAGCGGAAACCCAATGAAG TTATCAAATTCCTGGAAGTCTACGAGCGCAGCTTCTGCAGGACAATTGAGACCCTGGTGGACATTTTCCAGGAGTACCCTGATGAGGTGGAGTACATATTCAAGCCATCCTGTGTGCCTCTGATGAGATGTGCGGGTTGCTGCGGCGATGAGGGGCTAGAATGTGTCCCTGTGGATGTGTACAACGTCACAATGGAG ATCATGAGAATTAAACCCCATCAGAGTCAGCATATATCACACATGAGCTTCTTACAGCACAGTAAATGTGACTGCAG ACCAAAGAAAGAtgtcaaaaacaaacaagaaaa aaaatcAAAGcgaggaaaggggaagggtcAAAAGAGAAAGCGCAAGAAAGGCCGGTACAAACCACTCAGCTT TCACTGTGAGCCTTGCTCAGAGAGGAGAAAGCACTTGTTTGTACAAGATCCCCAGACCTGTAAATGTTCCTGCAAATTCACAGACTCACGTTGCAAGTCGAGGCAGCTTGAGTTAAACGAGCGCACTTGCAG ATGTGAAAAACCGAGACGGTGA
- the VEGFA gene encoding vascular endothelial growth factor A, long form isoform X1, which translates to MNFLLTWIHWGLAALLYLQSAELSKAAPALGDGERKPNEVIKFLEVYERSFCRTIETLVDIFQEYPDEVEYIFKPSCVPLMRCAGCCGDEGLECVPVDVYNVTMEIMRIKPHQSQHISHMSFLQHSKCDCRPKKDVKNKQEKWAQKPRSDGPSFIPQTWTLHDPQPWQSFLMHYPESGKSRRVCPTRMDSRKSKRGKGKGQKRKRKKGRYKPLSFHCEPCSERRKHLFVQDPQTCKCSCKFTDSRCKSRQLELNERTCRCEKPRR; encoded by the exons ATGAACTTTCTGCTCACTTGGATCCACTGGGGGCTGGCGGCGCTGCTCTATCTCCAGAGCGCAGAG TTGTCGAAGGCTGCGCCTGCCCTGGGGGACGGCGAGCGGAAACCCAATGAAG TTATCAAATTCCTGGAAGTCTACGAGCGCAGCTTCTGCAGGACAATTGAGACCCTGGTGGACATTTTCCAGGAGTACCCTGATGAGGTGGAGTACATATTCAAGCCATCCTGTGTGCCTCTGATGAGATGTGCGGGTTGCTGCGGCGATGAGGGGCTAGAATGTGTCCCTGTGGATGTGTACAACGTCACAATGGAG ATCATGAGAATTAAACCCCATCAGAGTCAGCATATATCACACATGAGCTTCTTACAGCACAGTAAATGTGACTGCAG ACCAAAGAAAGAtgtcaaaaacaaacaagaaaa GTGGGCACAGAAACCCAGATCTGATGGTCCTTCCTTCATACCCCAGACCTGGACCTTGCATGACCCACAGCCATGGCAGTCATTCCTAATGCATTATCCCGAGTCAGGGAAGTCCCGTCGTGTCTGTCCTACCAGAATGGATTCAAG aaaatcAAAGcgaggaaaggggaagggtcAAAAGAGAAAGCGCAAGAAAGGCCGGTACAAACCACTCAGCTT TCACTGTGAGCCTTGCTCAGAGAGGAGAAAGCACTTGTTTGTACAAGATCCCCAGACCTGTAAATGTTCCTGCAAATTCACAGACTCACGTTGCAAGTCGAGGCAGCTTGAGTTAAACGAGCGCACTTGCAG ATGTGAAAAACCGAGACGGTGA
- the VEGFA gene encoding vascular endothelial growth factor A, long form isoform X7, whose translation MNFLLTWIHWGLAALLYLQSAELSKAAPALGDGERKPNEVIKFLEVYERSFCRTIETLVDIFQEYPDEVEYIFKPSCVPLMRCAGCCGDEGLECVPVDVYNVTMEIMRIKPHQSQHISHMSFLQHSKCDCRPKKDVKNKQEKKSKRGKGKGQKRKRKKGRYKPLSLCEKPRR comes from the exons ATGAACTTTCTGCTCACTTGGATCCACTGGGGGCTGGCGGCGCTGCTCTATCTCCAGAGCGCAGAG TTGTCGAAGGCTGCGCCTGCCCTGGGGGACGGCGAGCGGAAACCCAATGAAG TTATCAAATTCCTGGAAGTCTACGAGCGCAGCTTCTGCAGGACAATTGAGACCCTGGTGGACATTTTCCAGGAGTACCCTGATGAGGTGGAGTACATATTCAAGCCATCCTGTGTGCCTCTGATGAGATGTGCGGGTTGCTGCGGCGATGAGGGGCTAGAATGTGTCCCTGTGGATGTGTACAACGTCACAATGGAG ATCATGAGAATTAAACCCCATCAGAGTCAGCATATATCACACATGAGCTTCTTACAGCACAGTAAATGTGACTGCAG ACCAAAGAAAGAtgtcaaaaacaaacaagaaaa aaaatcAAAGcgaggaaaggggaagggtcAAAAGAGAAAGCGCAAGAAAGGCCGGTACAAACCACTCAGCTT ATGTGAAAAACCGAGACGGTGA
- the VEGFA gene encoding vascular endothelial growth factor A, long form isoform X6 — translation MNFLLTWIHWGLAALLYLQSAELSKAAPALGDGERKPNEVIKFLEVYERSFCRTIETLVDIFQEYPDEVEYIFKPSCVPLMRCAGCCGDEGLECVPVDVYNVTMEIMRIKPHQSQHISHMSFLQHSKCDCRPKKDVKNKQENHCEPCSERRKHLFVQDPQTCKCSCKFTDSRCKSRQLELNERTCRCEKPRR, via the exons ATGAACTTTCTGCTCACTTGGATCCACTGGGGGCTGGCGGCGCTGCTCTATCTCCAGAGCGCAGAG TTGTCGAAGGCTGCGCCTGCCCTGGGGGACGGCGAGCGGAAACCCAATGAAG TTATCAAATTCCTGGAAGTCTACGAGCGCAGCTTCTGCAGGACAATTGAGACCCTGGTGGACATTTTCCAGGAGTACCCTGATGAGGTGGAGTACATATTCAAGCCATCCTGTGTGCCTCTGATGAGATGTGCGGGTTGCTGCGGCGATGAGGGGCTAGAATGTGTCCCTGTGGATGTGTACAACGTCACAATGGAG ATCATGAGAATTAAACCCCATCAGAGTCAGCATATATCACACATGAGCTTCTTACAGCACAGTAAATGTGACTGCAG ACCAAAGAAAGAtgtcaaaaacaaacaagaaaa TCACTGTGAGCCTTGCTCAGAGAGGAGAAAGCACTTGTTTGTACAAGATCCCCAGACCTGTAAATGTTCCTGCAAATTCACAGACTCACGTTGCAAGTCGAGGCAGCTTGAGTTAAACGAGCGCACTTGCAG ATGTGAAAAACCGAGACGGTGA
- the VEGFA gene encoding vascular endothelial growth factor A, long form isoform X9 — protein sequence MNFLLTWIHWGLAALLYLQSAELSKAAPALGDGERKPNEVIKFLEVYERSFCRTIETLVDIFQEYPDEVEYIFKPSCVPLMRCAGCCGDEGLECVPVDVYNVTMEIMRIKPHQSQHISHMSFLQHSKCDCRPKKDVKNKQEKCEKPRR from the exons ATGAACTTTCTGCTCACTTGGATCCACTGGGGGCTGGCGGCGCTGCTCTATCTCCAGAGCGCAGAG TTGTCGAAGGCTGCGCCTGCCCTGGGGGACGGCGAGCGGAAACCCAATGAAG TTATCAAATTCCTGGAAGTCTACGAGCGCAGCTTCTGCAGGACAATTGAGACCCTGGTGGACATTTTCCAGGAGTACCCTGATGAGGTGGAGTACATATTCAAGCCATCCTGTGTGCCTCTGATGAGATGTGCGGGTTGCTGCGGCGATGAGGGGCTAGAATGTGTCCCTGTGGATGTGTACAACGTCACAATGGAG ATCATGAGAATTAAACCCCATCAGAGTCAGCATATATCACACATGAGCTTCTTACAGCACAGTAAATGTGACTGCAG ACCAAAGAAAGAtgtcaaaaacaaacaagaaaa ATGTGAAAAACCGAGACGGTGA
- the VEGFA gene encoding vascular endothelial growth factor A, long form isoform X3 codes for MNFLLTWIHWGLAALLYLQSAELSKAAPALGDGERKPNEVIKFLEVYERSFCRTIETLVDIFQEYPDEVEYIFKPSCVPLMRCAGCCGDEGLECVPVDVYNVTMEIMRIKPHQSQHISHMSFLQHSKCDCRPKKDVKNKQEKWAQKPRSDGPSFIPQTWTLHDPQPWQSFLMHYPESGKSRRVCPTRMDSRKSKRGKGKGQKRKRKKGRYKPLSLCEKPRR; via the exons ATGAACTTTCTGCTCACTTGGATCCACTGGGGGCTGGCGGCGCTGCTCTATCTCCAGAGCGCAGAG TTGTCGAAGGCTGCGCCTGCCCTGGGGGACGGCGAGCGGAAACCCAATGAAG TTATCAAATTCCTGGAAGTCTACGAGCGCAGCTTCTGCAGGACAATTGAGACCCTGGTGGACATTTTCCAGGAGTACCCTGATGAGGTGGAGTACATATTCAAGCCATCCTGTGTGCCTCTGATGAGATGTGCGGGTTGCTGCGGCGATGAGGGGCTAGAATGTGTCCCTGTGGATGTGTACAACGTCACAATGGAG ATCATGAGAATTAAACCCCATCAGAGTCAGCATATATCACACATGAGCTTCTTACAGCACAGTAAATGTGACTGCAG ACCAAAGAAAGAtgtcaaaaacaaacaagaaaa GTGGGCACAGAAACCCAGATCTGATGGTCCTTCCTTCATACCCCAGACCTGGACCTTGCATGACCCACAGCCATGGCAGTCATTCCTAATGCATTATCCCGAGTCAGGGAAGTCCCGTCGTGTCTGTCCTACCAGAATGGATTCAAG aaaatcAAAGcgaggaaaggggaagggtcAAAAGAGAAAGCGCAAGAAAGGCCGGTACAAACCACTCAGCTT ATGTGAAAAACCGAGACGGTGA